The genomic region cgcgtctcaGACGTGCGTGGGGTTGTCCGAGTGCAGGTCACTCTTGGCCACGTGCAGAACCACCGTGGGGGACTTGTAGTGGCAGTGcgtgctgccgccgccgccgccgccgccgccgcagggCTTCCGGCTCCGAGTCCTGTCCgacagcttcctgctgcagaggccCTGCCAGGTCTGCAGGGTCTTGGTGCTCCACACCCACACGCCGCTGGTGATGCCCACCACCAGGGACATGAAGATCTTCAGCATGAACACGGCCACCGTGGGGACGGACGCCCGCAGGGAgcagtcgccgccgccgccgccgccgccgcagcccGTCTGCAGCCCCCGCAGCTTCCAGTAGTCCATGTTGAGCCGCTCGTAGAAGTAGCAGACGATGACGCAGGTGGCCGGCGCCGTGTAGAGGATGGAGTAGATGCCGATCTTCACCAtcagcttctccagcttctccgtGTTGGTGCCCTCCGTCTTCATCACCTTGCGGATGTGGAAGAGCGCCACGAAGCCCGTGAGGACGAAGGAGGTGCCGACCACCAGGTAGCAGGACAGCGGCACCAGGACGAAGCCCGTGAGCGCCCCGGCGTCCATGCTCCCCACGTAGCACAGCCCCGTCAGCTCGTCGCCGGCCACCTTCCGCATGGTGAGGATGACGATGGTCTTCAGCGCCGGGACGCCCCAGGCCGCCATGTGGAAGTAGTTGCTGTGGGCTTCGATGGCCTCGTGGCCCCACTTCTTCCCGGCGGCCAGGAACCAGGTGAGCGTGAGGATGACCCACCAGATGGAGGAGGCCATGCCGAAGTAGTAGAGTATGAGGAAGACGATGGTGCAGCCCGTGGACTCCAGGCCTTCCTGGATGGTGTACAGCTCGCCGTTCTCCCGGTCGCAGGCGATGTTCTCGGCGCCGGCCACCGAGCGGATGATGAAGGCCACGGAGTAGACGTTGTAGCACatggagaggaagatgatgggCCGCTCGGGGTACTGGAAGCGCTGGGGCTCCAGGAGGAAGGTGAGCACGGTGAAGGCGGTGGAGACGAAGCAGAGGACGGACCACACCGTCATCCAGATGAAGGCGAAGTCCTTGTCCCGCCTGGACCAGAAGACGTCCACGCCGGCGGAGCAGCGCGGCGCGCAGGACCGGCTCTTCTCCACGAACTGGAACTTGTCCGGGTTCTCGCAGGAGCCCGCGGGGCCCGGAGGGCGCCCGGCGCCGgcgtccggctgctgctgcctggGGCGCGGCGGCACCGGGAGCATGCCCTCGCCCTTCTTGCCCTCCATCCGGGTCTCGTTCTCGGGGGCCTCCATGCACAGGGCGTTGGGGTCGTTCCGGGTGGGCAGCCTGGAGCAGTCCAGCGAGTCCGGCCAGGTGTAGCTGAACTTCTTCATGATGGGGGCGCACCGCTCCCTGGCCTGCTCGCACATGGGTCTGCAGGCGGGGATGGACGCGGACACTTTGTCCGTGCACATGGGCGCGTagagggagcagaggaagaagcgGAGGTGCGCGTCGCAGCCGTAAGCCACCAGCGGGGCGAACTCGTTCAACTTGATGGCGGCTTCTCTCTGGTCGTCGTGGTCCATGAAGTTGGGCATGCGCGTCAGGTTGTAGCCGATCCCCGCGCACATGGGGATGGCGACGGGCTCGCACTTGGCCGGTCTGCCGCGCTCCTGGTCGTAGGTGCCAATCTCGAAGCTGGAGCCCGAAATGACGAGCAGACACCAGAGGAAGATCAGCGCCTTCAGCGGGCAGCCGTCCACGACGCGCATCGTGTCAGTGGGGAAGTAGTTCAGATAAAAATGATCGTggaaaaagtgtaaaaacacgGGAGTGAAAGGGGACGGAGGTCCGGATCACCGCCGCGTCCCCATGCGAGCTCCGGATATTAACGTCGCCGCTCCGGGAGGAGATTAAAACGGCTTGAAATAAAGATTCAAACCTTCCACAGACTGTCGGAAACTTTGGACAAACAATGGATGATAGAAATAAAGACTCGGAGCTGCGCGCGTAAATCCTCCAAAAGCGACCGCCGGTCCCAAAAAGACGCTGCGTTCCGCTCCGGATCTGCGCCTTCGCGTTCAGGCTTGACACTGAAGTTTGCGAGCCGCTCAGTGGGACTCCAgtcagggggtggggggggggcgtgacgcTCACATTTCAACCGCCACACAAGGAAAAtatcagacagatgctgcaggacggtcaAAAATACCTCCGGTGTCTCTGCTCGGGGTTCGGTTCAGAGTCTTCGATTAAAAACCAAAATGGTTTTGTCTACAAATGCAAACGACAGGGGCGTCGCTagatgtcttttgtttttttacattattttttgccTGGATTTGATTTATGAAAAGAAGAATTGTTAAACTAGAAAATGAAAGGAGGCACAGACCACctcacagttaaaaaaaaacacaaaaaatcaGAATCTACAAACTACTAAAGAATGAGTAAGCATCCTATTAACTTATTCTGATCTGAATATTtcatattcccccccccccccccgtcactgCAGAATTTATTTGCACCAGCAGCAActcaatacaaataaatacttcATTTGCAAAGTACTAGCAGGCACAACACAACTAAATTTGATCGATGAAAGTGACTGAAGGTCTTCACAGAGTTCGGAGAGCAGCCATCGGAGCATCCTTTCATTATAAGGCctgatgaagaaaaataaaagtgtgagGTAACACCTTTCCCCTCTGGGTCTATCATACGAAACCTGCCTCCCGATCCTCTGAGTCAGCCTCTGAGTATTTTTTTGCTCCGGTATAGTTGCAGAGAGGAGCCAGCGCGCCTCCTGGAAAGACGATAGTCCCGTTGCTGACTCATAATTACTCTGCCACCATTTTCTTCTCGCGTGCAGCGTAATGTGAAACCGTATTGACTCGATTCTTGGCTGCAAAACAAAGCTGGCTTCCACCTCGTTGCTCGAGGATGCTAAATAGCAGGGGCGTAACGAtcgctgcaaacacacacacacacacgtgcacagttAGTCAATAAATAGGTTTATTCAAGGTGGCATGAGACAGACAGGACAAAACAGTGCACAGAATCAGGTTTAACGTGCAGCTGATGAATGAAACAGTGATAGCAGGGCAGAGGACTATTGTTTCCATCTAGTggctgaatggggggggggggggggggtgtcctgcAGCTC from Brachionichthys hirsutus isolate HB-005 chromosome 11, CSIRO-AGI_Bhir_v1, whole genome shotgun sequence harbors:
- the fzd9b gene encoding frizzled-9b; translation: MCAGIGYNLTRMPNFMDHDDQREAAIKLNEFAPLVAYGCDAHLRFFLCSLYAPMCTDKVSASIPACRPMCEQARERCAPIMKKFSYTWPDSLDCSRLPTRNDPNALCMEAPENETRMEGKKGEGMLPVPPRPRQQQPDAGAGRPPGPAGSCENPDKFQFVEKSRSCAPRCSAGVDVFWSRRDKDFAFIWMTVWSVLCFVSTAFTVLTFLLEPQRFQYPERPIIFLSMCYNVYSVAFIIRSVAGAENIACDRENGELYTIQEGLESTGCTIVFLILYYFGMASSIWWVILTLTWFLAAGKKWGHEAIEAHSNYFHMAAWGVPALKTIVILTMRKVAGDELTGLCYVGSMDAGALTGFVLVPLSCYLVVGTSFVLTGFVALFHIRKVMKTEGTNTEKLEKLMVKIGIYSILYTAPATCVIVCYFYERLNMDYWKLRGLQTGCGGGGGGGDCSLRASVPTVAVFMLKIFMSLVVGITSGVWVWSTKTLQTWQGLCSRKLSDRTRSRKPCGGGGGGGGSTHCHYKSPTVVLHVAKSDLHSDNPTHV